In a single window of the Romeriopsis navalis LEGE 11480 genome:
- a CDS encoding L,D-transpeptidase, giving the protein MAVLFSQTGMFEQRSIAQTATDEADPSVENVTNGSDDIAPAVVPAEPVATTPTATESDSSEVLATEAEDETTAATSDVEVETTATEPAVADKLPVSPNAEVAAPLETTDSPDAVNAIAPTDTSEISGVEVDTAATEPAVAGNASVSSKADAEAQLQTVDDSATTNTIVPTDEAFTVELEQALKDSEKTVKPKVRTLIRSQLETLVETPDVDPVQATGDRENLTISPTSEPEVPIEQPTRLVLRLRQRRVYLFKGAQKVASYPVAIGKRGWETPQGSFQVFQKIPHPVWQHPWTGKIVPPGPKNPLGKRWIGFATAGKNLIGFHGTINESLIGQAVSHGCVRMRNADVAELFEKIELGTKVVVKP; this is encoded by the coding sequence TTGGCAGTTCTTTTCAGTCAAACAGGGATGTTCGAACAGCGATCGATTGCCCAAACTGCTACTGATGAAGCCGATCCATCTGTAGAAAATGTAACTAATGGCAGCGATGATATTGCACCCGCCGTTGTTCCGGCTGAGCCTGTTGCAACGACACCAACTGCTACAGAATCAGATAGCTCAGAAGTATTAGCAACTGAAGCAGAAGATGAAACAACTGCGGCAACCTCAGATGTTGAAGTAGAAACCACAGCAACTGAGCCAGCGGTCGCTGATAAGCTGCCAGTATCGCCAAATGCTGAGGTGGCAGCGCCACTAGAGACAACGGATAGTCCAGACGCTGTGAATGCCATAGCTCCAACGGATACATCGGAAATATCAGGCGTAGAAGTAGATACCGCAGCAACTGAGCCCGCCGTCGCTGGTAATGCATCGGTTTCATCAAAAGCTGACGCAGAGGCTCAGTTGCAGACAGTGGATGATTCCGCTACTACGAATACGATAGTGCCAACGGATGAGGCATTCACGGTTGAGTTAGAACAAGCGCTGAAAGATTCAGAAAAAACTGTCAAACCTAAAGTTAGAACATTAATCCGATCACAGCTGGAAACGCTGGTTGAAACGCCTGATGTTGATCCTGTACAGGCTACTGGCGATCGTGAAAATTTAACGATTTCACCAACATCTGAGCCAGAAGTCCCAATCGAACAACCGACTCGACTTGTGCTGCGTTTGCGACAGCGGCGGGTTTATCTCTTCAAGGGGGCTCAGAAAGTTGCGAGTTATCCAGTGGCGATCGGCAAACGTGGTTGGGAAACACCCCAAGGTAGCTTTCAAGTATTTCAAAAAATCCCCCATCCTGTCTGGCAACATCCCTGGACCGGCAAAATCGTTCCACCGGGTCCCAAAAATCCCTTAGGTAAACGCTGGATTGGCTTTGCTACTGCTGGGAAAAATCTGATTGGGTTTCATGGCACCATCAACGAATCTTTGATTGGCCAAGCGGTTTCCCATGGCTGCGTCCGGATGAGGAATGCGGATGTTGCTGAATTGTTTGAGAAAATTGAACTTGGGACAAAGGTGGTTGTCAAGCCATAA
- a CDS encoding cytochrome P450, producing MPTITQSLNTLPRPKAHWLLGHSGQFSQDPLQFLIDCEQQHGDIVPLRLGLSPACLISRPEYIEEILKERLVFIKNTPGWRAIRTLVGTGLLTSEGDFWAKQRRLTQPIFHQQRISGYASLMVQATEQLLTTWQDEAERDVHQDMMQLTLGIVTQTIFNVDIAGPETQKIAHALDLSMEWFSLQQKQGFLIPPNVPLPATRRYRAAVVEMDRFIYQLIQQRRASPEASGDLLSMLLQVEDEDGSRMSDRQLRDELATLMLAGHETTANALAWTWMLLAQNPAAEKCLWQELDTVLAGRAPTMADLSCLTYTQQVIKESMRLYPPVVLIARSVTQDYALDGYTIPQNSVILMSPWVMHRNQDYFPEPDRFKPERWQGDLEKQLPKCVYLPFGEGPRICIGKSFAQMEAVLILATLAQHYQVRLVEGQTITPLPSITLRPKTGIHVQLIQRHRQVA from the coding sequence ATGCCGACGATCACACAGTCATTAAATACTTTGCCACGGCCCAAAGCACATTGGTTATTGGGACATTCGGGGCAATTCTCCCAAGATCCGCTGCAGTTCTTGATCGATTGTGAACAGCAGCATGGCGACATCGTGCCTTTGCGGTTAGGTCTGTCGCCAGCCTGTTTAATTTCACGGCCTGAATACATTGAAGAAATTCTCAAAGAACGACTTGTTTTTATCAAGAACACCCCTGGTTGGCGAGCAATCCGGACACTGGTTGGCACAGGATTATTAACCAGCGAAGGTGACTTTTGGGCCAAACAACGTCGATTGACGCAGCCAATTTTCCATCAACAACGGATCAGTGGCTACGCCAGCCTCATGGTGCAGGCAACGGAGCAATTGCTGACGACTTGGCAGGACGAGGCCGAGCGCGATGTGCATCAGGATATGATGCAGCTGACTTTAGGCATTGTGACCCAAACGATCTTCAATGTTGATATTGCCGGTCCAGAAACTCAGAAGATTGCCCATGCCTTAGATTTGAGTATGGAGTGGTTTTCATTACAGCAAAAGCAGGGATTTTTAATTCCACCAAATGTGCCATTACCAGCAACTCGCCGTTACCGTGCGGCTGTAGTCGAAATGGATCGGTTCATTTATCAGTTGATTCAGCAACGTCGAGCCAGCCCGGAAGCATCCGGTGATTTACTCTCAATGTTGTTGCAAGTGGAGGATGAAGATGGCAGCCGCATGAGCGATCGGCAGCTCCGTGATGAATTGGCGACATTGATGCTAGCGGGACACGAAACAACTGCGAATGCCTTAGCTTGGACCTGGATGTTGCTGGCCCAAAATCCAGCGGCAGAAAAATGCCTGTGGCAAGAGTTGGATACAGTCTTAGCAGGACGGGCACCCACGATGGCAGATTTATCGTGTTTGACCTATACGCAGCAGGTGATTAAAGAGTCGATGCGACTATATCCGCCGGTGGTATTGATTGCCCGATCAGTAACCCAGGATTATGCGTTGGATGGCTATACGATACCGCAGAACTCAGTCATCCTCATGAGTCCTTGGGTCATGCATCGTAATCAGGATTATTTCCCCGAGCCCGATCGATTTAAACCAGAGCGCTGGCAGGGTGACCTAGAAAAGCAATTACCGAAATGCGTCTATCTGCCATTTGGCGAAGGACCGCGTATTTGTATCGGCAAAAGCTTCGCACAGATGGAAGCGGTATTAATTTTGGCAACGCTAGCGCAGCATTACCAGGTCCGCTTAGTCGAGGGACAGACGATTACACCATTACCCTCAATCACCCTGCGCCCTAAAACTGGCATCCACGTGCAGTTAATTCAACGTCATCGTCAAGTTGCTTAA